From one Marmota flaviventris isolate mMarFla1 chromosome 1, mMarFla1.hap1, whole genome shotgun sequence genomic stretch:
- the Wiz gene encoding protein Wiz isoform X12, translating into MEGPLAGGLAAPDRPRGPERLPGPAPREDIEGGAEAAEGEGSIFRSTRYLPITKEGPRDILDGRGGISVANFDPGTFSLMRCDFCGAGFDTRAGLSSHARAHLRDFGITNWELTVSPINILQELLATSAAELPPSPLGREPGGPPGSFLTSRRPRLPLTVPFPPTWAEDPGPAYGDAQSLTTCEVCGACFETRKGLSSHARSHLRQLGVAESESSGAPIDLLYELVKQKGLPDAPLGLPPGLTKKSNSPKELVSGATRPGLLALAKPLDAPAVNKAIKSPPGFSTKGLAHTPSSPLLKKAPLALTGSPTPKNPEDKSPQLSLSPRPTSPKAQWPQSEDEGPLNLTSGPEPARDIRCEFCGEFFENRKGLSSHARSHLRQMGVTEWYVNGSPIDTLREILKRRTQSRPGGPPHPPGPSPKSLAKVVGTGGPGSSLEARNPSDLHISPLAKKLPPPPGSPLGHSPAASPPPTARKMFPGLTATSLPKKLKPEQMRVEIKREMLPGALHGEPHPSEGPWGAPREDMTPLNLSSRAEPVRDIRCEFCGEFFENRKGLSSHARSHLRQMGVTEWSVNGSPIDTLREILKKKAKPCLIKKEPPAGDLAPALAEDGSPTVAPGPVQSPLPLSPLAGRPGKPGAGPAQVPRELSLTPITGAKPSATGYLSSVAAKRPLQEDRLLPAEVKAKTYIQTELPFKAKTLHEKTSHSSTEACCELCGLYFENRKALASHARAHLRQFGVTEWCVNGSPIETLSEWIKHRPQKVGAYRSYIQGGRPFTKKFRSAGHGRDNDKRPPLGLAPGGLALVGRSAGGEPGPEAGRAADSGERPLAASPPGSVKAEEHQRQNINKFERRQARPPDSTGVRGSEEANDLHQKLEEVRQPPPRVRPVPSLVPRPPQTSLVKFVGNIYTLKCRFCEVEFQGPLSIQEEWVRHLQRHILEMNFSKADPAPEEPQAPQAQTAAAEAP; encoded by the exons TGGCCAACTTTGATCCCGGCACCTTCAGCTTAATGCGCTGTGACTTCTGTGGGGCTGGGTTTGATACTCGGGCCGGTCTCTCCAGCCATGCCCGGGCCCACCTGCGTGACTTTGGCATCACCAACTGGGAGCTCACCGTCTCGCCCATCAACATCCTCCAGGAGCTGCTGGCCACCTCGGCTGCTGAGTTGCCCCCCAGTCCCCTGGGCCGAGAGCCTGGTGGGCCACCTGGCAGCTTCCTGACCTCCCGTCGGCCTCGCTTACCTCTTACCGTGCCCTTCCCACCCACCTGGGCTGAGGACCCTGGGCCAGCCTACGGAGATG CCCAGAGCCTGACCACCTGTGAGGTCTGCGGCGCCTGCTTTGAGACCCGCAAGGGCCTGTCCAGCCACGCACGTTCCCACCTGCGGCAGCTGGGTGTAGCAGAGTCGGAGAGCAGTGGTGCCCCCATCGACCTCCTCTACGAGCTGGTGAAGCAGAAGGGCCTGCCTGATGCTCCCCTTGGGCTGCCCCCAGGCCTAACTAAGAAGTCCAACTCGCCGAAAGAATTGGTCTCTGGGGCTACCCGGCCAGGTCTGCTTGCCCTGGCCAAGCCCTTGGATGCCCCTGCTGTCAACAAAGCCATCAAGTCTCCTCCTGGCTTCTCGACCAAAGGCCTGGCCCACACACCCAGCTCTCCGCTCCTCAAGAAGGCACCGCTGGCCCTGACGGGTTCCCCTACCCCCAAGAATCCTGAGGACAAGAGCCCCCAGCTGTCCCTGAGCCCCCGGCCGACCTCCCCAAAGGCACAGTGGCCCCAGTCTGAGGACGAGGGGCCCCTGAATCTCA cctccggCCCAGAACCAGCTCGAGACATCCGCTGTGAGTTCTGTGGTGAGTTCTTCGAGAACCGCAAGGGTCTGTCGAGCCATGCACGTTCCCACCTGCGGCAGATGGGCGTGACTGAGTGGTACGTCAATGGTTCGCCCATCGACACACTGAGGGAGATCCTGAAGAGACGGACCCAGTCTCGGCCAGGTGGACCCCCCCACCCACCAGGGCCTAGCCCAAAATCCCTGGCAAAGGTGGTGGGCACCGGAGGCCCTGGCAGCTCATTAGAAGCCCGCAACCCTTCGGACCTTCACATCTCACCTCTGGCTAAGAAGTTGCCACCACCACCAGGCAGCCCCCTGGGCCACTCACCAgctgcctctcctcctcccacGGCCCGGAAGATGTTCCCAGGCCTGACAGCAACCTCCCTGCCTAAGAAGCTGAAGCCTGAACAAATGCGGGTGGAGATCAAGCGGGAGATGCTGCCAGGGGCCCTTCATGGGGAGCCGCACCCATCTGAGGGTCCCTGGGGGGCGCCGAGGGAAGACATGACACCCTTGAACCTGT CGTCCCGGGCAGAGCCGGTGCGCGACATCCGCTGCGAGTTCTGCGGTGAGTTCTTCGAGAACCGCAAGGGCCTGTCGAGCCATGCACGCTCCCATCTACGGCAGATGGGTGTGACCGAGTGGTCTGTCAACGGCTCTCCCATCGACACGCTGCGGGAGATCCTGAAGAAGAAGGCCAAGCCGTGCCTCATCAAGAAGGAGCCGCCAGCTGGAGACCTGGCTCCTGCCTTGGCTGAGGATGGGTCCCCCACAGTGGCCCCTGGGCCTGTGCAGTCCCCACTGCCATTGTCGCCCCTGGCTGGCCGGCCAGGCAAACCAGGAGCTGGGCCAGCCCAGGTTCCCCGGGAGCTCAGCCTGACACCCATCACTGGGGCCAAACCCTCAGCCACTGGCTACCTGAGCTCAGTGGCAGCCAAGCGGCCCCTGCAGGAGGACCGACTCCTCCCCGCAGAGGTCAAGGCCAAGACCTACATCCAGACTGAACTGCCCTTCAAGGCAAAGACCCTCCATGAGAAGACCTCCCACTCTT CCACCGAGGCCTGCTGCGAGCTCTGTGGCCTTTACTTTGAAAATCGCAAAGCCCTGGCCAGCCATGCACGGGCACACCTGCGGCAGTTTGGTGTGACAGAGTGGTGTGTCAACGGCTCGCCCATCGAGACGCTGAGCGAGTGGATCAAGCATCGGCCCCAGAAGGTGGGCGCCTACCGCAGTTACATCCAAGGCGGCCGCCCTTTTACCAAGAAGTTCCGAAGTGCTGGCCATGGCCGTGACAATGACAAGCGACCGCCCCTGGGGCTGGCACCTGGGGGCCTGGCCTTGGTTGGCCGCAGTGCTGGGGGGGAGCCAGGGCCTGAGGCTGGCCGGGCAGCCGACAGCGGTGAGCGGCCTCTGGCAGCCAGCCCACCAGGCTCTGTGAAGGCTGAGGAACATCAGCGGCAGAACATCAACA AATTTGAACGTCGACAAGCCCGCCCCCCAGATTCCACTGGGGTCCGGGGGAGTGAGGAGGCCAATGACTTGcatcagaagctggaagaggtGCGGCAACCTCCACCCCGGGTGCGGCCAGTCCCATCCTTGGTGCCCCGACCCCCTCAAACATCACTTGTCAAGTTTGTAGGCAACATCTACACCCTCAAGTGCAG GTTCTGTGAAGTGGAATTCCAGGGCCCCCTCTCCATCCAGGAAGAGTGGGTACGACACTTACAGCGGCACATCCTGGAGATGAATTTCTCCAAAGCAGACCCTGCACCTGAGGAGCCCCAAGCCCCACAGGCACAGACAGCAGCAGCAGAGGCACCCTAA
- the Wiz gene encoding protein Wiz isoform X10 → MAASTAQCRVTKAESKAAAGPRTGAARERAPTGAPPPCPPSPGPVTLPAPAPPPPPPPLPPPPPRDGPKAEPEPGPGPAPPPGLGSEENTMVAMDLGSPLLPKKSLPVPGALEQVASRLSSKVAAEVPHGSKQELPDLKAQSLTTCEVCGACFETRKGLSSHARSHLRQLGVAESESSGAPIDLLYELVKQKGLPDAPLGLPPGLTKKSNSPKELVSGATRPGLLALAKPLDAPAVNKAIKSPPGFSTKGLAHTPSSPLLKKAPLALTGSPTPKNPEDKSPQLSLSPRPTSPKAQWPQSEDEGPLNLTLDSDGGRELDCQLCGAWFETRKGLSSHARAHLRHLGVSDPDAKGSPIDVLHGLIRRDGVQIRLPPGRGALAQLGRPPPASAALSLLPPPPPAKKAKLKAAGTASPWGKQDLSAAAAAGIFWASDVEPSPLNLSSGPEPARDIRCEFCGEFFENRKGLSSHARSHLRQMGVTEWYVNGSPIDTLREILKRRTQSRPGGPPHPPGPSPKSLAKVVGTGGPGSSLEARNPSDLHISPLAKKLPPPPGSPLGHSPAASPPPTARKMFPGLTATSLPKKLKPEQMRVEIKREMLPGALHGEPHPSEGPWGAPREDMTPLNLSSRAEPVRDIRCEFCGEFFENRKGLSSHARSHLRQMGVTEWSVNGSPIDTLREILKKKAKPCLIKKEPPAGDLAPALAEDGSPTVAPGPVQSPLPLSPLAGRPGKPGAGPAQVPRELSLTPITGAKPSATGYLSSVAAKRPLQEDRLLPAEVKAKTYIQTELPFKAKTLHEKTSHSSTEACCELCGLYFENRKALASHARAHLRQFGVTEWCVNGSPIETLSEWIKHRPQKVGAYRSYIQGGRPFTKKFRSAGHGRDNDKRPPLGLAPGGLALVGRSAGGEPGPEAGRAADSGERPLAASPPGSVKAEEHQRQNINKFERRQARPPDSTGVRGSEEANDLHQKLEEVRQPPPRVRPVPSLVPRPPQTSLVKFVGNIYTLKCRFCEVEFQGPLSIQEEWVRHLQRHILEMNFSKADPAPEEPQAPQAQTAAAEAP, encoded by the exons ATGGCCGCCTCCACCGCCCAGTGCCGAGTGACAAAAGCGGAGAGCAAAGCGGCGGCGGGGCCGCGCACGGGGGCCGCCCGGGAGCGCGCGCCCACGGGGGCGCCCCCGCCCTGCCCCCCGAGCCCGGGCCCCGTGACCCTGCCGGCGCcggcgccgccgccgcccccacccccgctgccgccgccgccgccgcgggaCGGGCCCAAGGCCGAGCCGGAGCCGGGGCCCGGGCCCGCGCCCCCGCCGG GCCTGGGTTCTGAGGAAAACACAATGGTGGCCATGGACTTGGGTTCTCCCCTGCTTCCTAAGAAGAGCCTTCCTGTCCCTGGGGCCTTGGAGCAGGTGGCTAGTCGACTGAGCAGCAAAGTGGCCGCCGAGGTTCCTCATGGCAGCAAACAGGAGCTGCCGGACCTCAAGG CCCAGAGCCTGACCACCTGTGAGGTCTGCGGCGCCTGCTTTGAGACCCGCAAGGGCCTGTCCAGCCACGCACGTTCCCACCTGCGGCAGCTGGGTGTAGCAGAGTCGGAGAGCAGTGGTGCCCCCATCGACCTCCTCTACGAGCTGGTGAAGCAGAAGGGCCTGCCTGATGCTCCCCTTGGGCTGCCCCCAGGCCTAACTAAGAAGTCCAACTCGCCGAAAGAATTGGTCTCTGGGGCTACCCGGCCAGGTCTGCTTGCCCTGGCCAAGCCCTTGGATGCCCCTGCTGTCAACAAAGCCATCAAGTCTCCTCCTGGCTTCTCGACCAAAGGCCTGGCCCACACACCCAGCTCTCCGCTCCTCAAGAAGGCACCGCTGGCCCTGACGGGTTCCCCTACCCCCAAGAATCCTGAGGACAAGAGCCCCCAGCTGTCCCTGAGCCCCCGGCCGACCTCCCCAAAGGCACAGTGGCCCCAGTCTGAGGACGAGGGGCCCCTGAATCTCA CTTTAGATAGTGACGGGGGCAGAGAGCTGGACTGCCAGCTGTGTGGTGCCTGGTTTGAGACCCGCAAGGGCCTGTCCAGCCACGCCCGTGCCCACCTGCGCCACCTGGGCGTCAGCGACCCGGACGCCAAGGGATCCCCCATAGACGTGCTCCACGGGCTCATCAGGAGGGACGGCGTCCAGATCCGCCTCCCACCCGGGCGCGGAGCCCTGGCCCAGCTGGGGCGGCCTCCTCCCGCCTCTGCGGCCCTCTCCTTGCTCCCCCCCCCACCGCCGGCCAAGAAGGCCAAGCTGAAGGCCGCGGGTACGGCCAGCCCCTGGGGGAAGCAGGACCTCTCGGCCGCCGCAGCCGCCGGCATTTTCTGGGCCTCTGATGTGGAGCCATCTCCTCTCAACCTCT cctccggCCCAGAACCAGCTCGAGACATCCGCTGTGAGTTCTGTGGTGAGTTCTTCGAGAACCGCAAGGGTCTGTCGAGCCATGCACGTTCCCACCTGCGGCAGATGGGCGTGACTGAGTGGTACGTCAATGGTTCGCCCATCGACACACTGAGGGAGATCCTGAAGAGACGGACCCAGTCTCGGCCAGGTGGACCCCCCCACCCACCAGGGCCTAGCCCAAAATCCCTGGCAAAGGTGGTGGGCACCGGAGGCCCTGGCAGCTCATTAGAAGCCCGCAACCCTTCGGACCTTCACATCTCACCTCTGGCTAAGAAGTTGCCACCACCACCAGGCAGCCCCCTGGGCCACTCACCAgctgcctctcctcctcccacGGCCCGGAAGATGTTCCCAGGCCTGACAGCAACCTCCCTGCCTAAGAAGCTGAAGCCTGAACAAATGCGGGTGGAGATCAAGCGGGAGATGCTGCCAGGGGCCCTTCATGGGGAGCCGCACCCATCTGAGGGTCCCTGGGGGGCGCCGAGGGAAGACATGACACCCTTGAACCTGT CGTCCCGGGCAGAGCCGGTGCGCGACATCCGCTGCGAGTTCTGCGGTGAGTTCTTCGAGAACCGCAAGGGCCTGTCGAGCCATGCACGCTCCCATCTACGGCAGATGGGTGTGACCGAGTGGTCTGTCAACGGCTCTCCCATCGACACGCTGCGGGAGATCCTGAAGAAGAAGGCCAAGCCGTGCCTCATCAAGAAGGAGCCGCCAGCTGGAGACCTGGCTCCTGCCTTGGCTGAGGATGGGTCCCCCACAGTGGCCCCTGGGCCTGTGCAGTCCCCACTGCCATTGTCGCCCCTGGCTGGCCGGCCAGGCAAACCAGGAGCTGGGCCAGCCCAGGTTCCCCGGGAGCTCAGCCTGACACCCATCACTGGGGCCAAACCCTCAGCCACTGGCTACCTGAGCTCAGTGGCAGCCAAGCGGCCCCTGCAGGAGGACCGACTCCTCCCCGCAGAGGTCAAGGCCAAGACCTACATCCAGACTGAACTGCCCTTCAAGGCAAAGACCCTCCATGAGAAGACCTCCCACTCTT CCACCGAGGCCTGCTGCGAGCTCTGTGGCCTTTACTTTGAAAATCGCAAAGCCCTGGCCAGCCATGCACGGGCACACCTGCGGCAGTTTGGTGTGACAGAGTGGTGTGTCAACGGCTCGCCCATCGAGACGCTGAGCGAGTGGATCAAGCATCGGCCCCAGAAGGTGGGCGCCTACCGCAGTTACATCCAAGGCGGCCGCCCTTTTACCAAGAAGTTCCGAAGTGCTGGCCATGGCCGTGACAATGACAAGCGACCGCCCCTGGGGCTGGCACCTGGGGGCCTGGCCTTGGTTGGCCGCAGTGCTGGGGGGGAGCCAGGGCCTGAGGCTGGCCGGGCAGCCGACAGCGGTGAGCGGCCTCTGGCAGCCAGCCCACCAGGCTCTGTGAAGGCTGAGGAACATCAGCGGCAGAACATCAACA AATTTGAACGTCGACAAGCCCGCCCCCCAGATTCCACTGGGGTCCGGGGGAGTGAGGAGGCCAATGACTTGcatcagaagctggaagaggtGCGGCAACCTCCACCCCGGGTGCGGCCAGTCCCATCCTTGGTGCCCCGACCCCCTCAAACATCACTTGTCAAGTTTGTAGGCAACATCTACACCCTCAAGTGCAG GTTCTGTGAAGTGGAATTCCAGGGCCCCCTCTCCATCCAGGAAGAGTGGGTACGACACTTACAGCGGCACATCCTGGAGATGAATTTCTCCAAAGCAGACCCTGCACCTGAGGAGCCCCAAGCCCCACAGGCACAGACAGCAGCAGCAGAGGCACCCTAA
- the Wiz gene encoding protein Wiz isoform X13, with protein sequence MAASTAQCRVTKAESKAAAGPRTGAARERAPTGAPPPCPPSPGPVTLPAPAPPPPPPPLPPPPPRDGPKAEPEPGPGPAPPPGLGSEENTMVAMDLGSPLLPKKSLPVPGALEQVASRLSSKVAAEVPHGSKQELPDLKAQSLTTCEVCGACFETRKGLSSHARSHLRQLGVAESESSGAPIDLLYELVKQKGLPDAPLGLPPGLTKKSNSPKELVSGATRPGLLALAKPLDAPAVNKAIKSPPGFSTKGLAHTPSSPLLKKAPLALTGSPTPKNPEDKSPQLSLSPRPTSPKAQWPQSEDEGPLNLTSGPEPARDIRCEFCGEFFENRKGLSSHARSHLRQMGVTEWYVNGSPIDTLREILKRRTQSRPGGPPHPPGPSPKSLAKVVGTGGPGSSLEARNPSDLHISPLAKKLPPPPGSPLGHSPAASPPPTARKMFPGLTATSLPKKLKPEQMRVEIKREMLPGALHGEPHPSEGPWGAPREDMTPLNLSSRAEPVRDIRCEFCGEFFENRKGLSSHARSHLRQMGVTEWSVNGSPIDTLREILKKKAKPCLIKKEPPAGDLAPALAEDGSPTVAPGPVQSPLPLSPLAGRPGKPGAGPAQVPRELSLTPITGAKPSATGYLSSVAAKRPLQEDRLLPAEVKAKTYIQTELPFKAKTLHEKTSHSSTEACCELCGLYFENRKALASHARAHLRQFGVTEWCVNGSPIETLSEWIKHRPQKVGAYRSYIQGGRPFTKKFRSAGHGRDNDKRPPLGLAPGGLALVGRSAGGEPGPEAGRAADSGERPLAASPPGSVKAEEHQRQNINKFERRQARPPDSTGVRGSEEANDLHQKLEEVRQPPPRVRPVPSLVPRPPQTSLVKFVGNIYTLKCRFCEVEFQGPLSIQEEWVRHLQRHILEMNFSKADPAPEEPQAPQAQTAAAEAP encoded by the exons ATGGCCGCCTCCACCGCCCAGTGCCGAGTGACAAAAGCGGAGAGCAAAGCGGCGGCGGGGCCGCGCACGGGGGCCGCCCGGGAGCGCGCGCCCACGGGGGCGCCCCCGCCCTGCCCCCCGAGCCCGGGCCCCGTGACCCTGCCGGCGCcggcgccgccgccgcccccacccccgctgccgccgccgccgccgcgggaCGGGCCCAAGGCCGAGCCGGAGCCGGGGCCCGGGCCCGCGCCCCCGCCGG GCCTGGGTTCTGAGGAAAACACAATGGTGGCCATGGACTTGGGTTCTCCCCTGCTTCCTAAGAAGAGCCTTCCTGTCCCTGGGGCCTTGGAGCAGGTGGCTAGTCGACTGAGCAGCAAAGTGGCCGCCGAGGTTCCTCATGGCAGCAAACAGGAGCTGCCGGACCTCAAGG CCCAGAGCCTGACCACCTGTGAGGTCTGCGGCGCCTGCTTTGAGACCCGCAAGGGCCTGTCCAGCCACGCACGTTCCCACCTGCGGCAGCTGGGTGTAGCAGAGTCGGAGAGCAGTGGTGCCCCCATCGACCTCCTCTACGAGCTGGTGAAGCAGAAGGGCCTGCCTGATGCTCCCCTTGGGCTGCCCCCAGGCCTAACTAAGAAGTCCAACTCGCCGAAAGAATTGGTCTCTGGGGCTACCCGGCCAGGTCTGCTTGCCCTGGCCAAGCCCTTGGATGCCCCTGCTGTCAACAAAGCCATCAAGTCTCCTCCTGGCTTCTCGACCAAAGGCCTGGCCCACACACCCAGCTCTCCGCTCCTCAAGAAGGCACCGCTGGCCCTGACGGGTTCCCCTACCCCCAAGAATCCTGAGGACAAGAGCCCCCAGCTGTCCCTGAGCCCCCGGCCGACCTCCCCAAAGGCACAGTGGCCCCAGTCTGAGGACGAGGGGCCCCTGAATCTCA cctccggCCCAGAACCAGCTCGAGACATCCGCTGTGAGTTCTGTGGTGAGTTCTTCGAGAACCGCAAGGGTCTGTCGAGCCATGCACGTTCCCACCTGCGGCAGATGGGCGTGACTGAGTGGTACGTCAATGGTTCGCCCATCGACACACTGAGGGAGATCCTGAAGAGACGGACCCAGTCTCGGCCAGGTGGACCCCCCCACCCACCAGGGCCTAGCCCAAAATCCCTGGCAAAGGTGGTGGGCACCGGAGGCCCTGGCAGCTCATTAGAAGCCCGCAACCCTTCGGACCTTCACATCTCACCTCTGGCTAAGAAGTTGCCACCACCACCAGGCAGCCCCCTGGGCCACTCACCAgctgcctctcctcctcccacGGCCCGGAAGATGTTCCCAGGCCTGACAGCAACCTCCCTGCCTAAGAAGCTGAAGCCTGAACAAATGCGGGTGGAGATCAAGCGGGAGATGCTGCCAGGGGCCCTTCATGGGGAGCCGCACCCATCTGAGGGTCCCTGGGGGGCGCCGAGGGAAGACATGACACCCTTGAACCTGT CGTCCCGGGCAGAGCCGGTGCGCGACATCCGCTGCGAGTTCTGCGGTGAGTTCTTCGAGAACCGCAAGGGCCTGTCGAGCCATGCACGCTCCCATCTACGGCAGATGGGTGTGACCGAGTGGTCTGTCAACGGCTCTCCCATCGACACGCTGCGGGAGATCCTGAAGAAGAAGGCCAAGCCGTGCCTCATCAAGAAGGAGCCGCCAGCTGGAGACCTGGCTCCTGCCTTGGCTGAGGATGGGTCCCCCACAGTGGCCCCTGGGCCTGTGCAGTCCCCACTGCCATTGTCGCCCCTGGCTGGCCGGCCAGGCAAACCAGGAGCTGGGCCAGCCCAGGTTCCCCGGGAGCTCAGCCTGACACCCATCACTGGGGCCAAACCCTCAGCCACTGGCTACCTGAGCTCAGTGGCAGCCAAGCGGCCCCTGCAGGAGGACCGACTCCTCCCCGCAGAGGTCAAGGCCAAGACCTACATCCAGACTGAACTGCCCTTCAAGGCAAAGACCCTCCATGAGAAGACCTCCCACTCTT CCACCGAGGCCTGCTGCGAGCTCTGTGGCCTTTACTTTGAAAATCGCAAAGCCCTGGCCAGCCATGCACGGGCACACCTGCGGCAGTTTGGTGTGACAGAGTGGTGTGTCAACGGCTCGCCCATCGAGACGCTGAGCGAGTGGATCAAGCATCGGCCCCAGAAGGTGGGCGCCTACCGCAGTTACATCCAAGGCGGCCGCCCTTTTACCAAGAAGTTCCGAAGTGCTGGCCATGGCCGTGACAATGACAAGCGACCGCCCCTGGGGCTGGCACCTGGGGGCCTGGCCTTGGTTGGCCGCAGTGCTGGGGGGGAGCCAGGGCCTGAGGCTGGCCGGGCAGCCGACAGCGGTGAGCGGCCTCTGGCAGCCAGCCCACCAGGCTCTGTGAAGGCTGAGGAACATCAGCGGCAGAACATCAACA AATTTGAACGTCGACAAGCCCGCCCCCCAGATTCCACTGGGGTCCGGGGGAGTGAGGAGGCCAATGACTTGcatcagaagctggaagaggtGCGGCAACCTCCACCCCGGGTGCGGCCAGTCCCATCCTTGGTGCCCCGACCCCCTCAAACATCACTTGTCAAGTTTGTAGGCAACATCTACACCCTCAAGTGCAG GTTCTGTGAAGTGGAATTCCAGGGCCCCCTCTCCATCCAGGAAGAGTGGGTACGACACTTACAGCGGCACATCCTGGAGATGAATTTCTCCAAAGCAGACCCTGCACCTGAGGAGCCCCAAGCCCCACAGGCACAGACAGCAGCAGCAGAGGCACCCTAA